From one Xyrauchen texanus isolate HMW12.3.18 chromosome 17, RBS_HiC_50CHRs, whole genome shotgun sequence genomic stretch:
- the lingo4b gene encoding leucine-rich repeat and immunoglobulin-like domain-containing nogo receptor-interacting protein 4b: MFMELRGQWGAWTILLLWCINLSAADLTCPQKCICNRDTLEVNCSSKHLTGVPEGLPINAKRLDLSGNQLKTLARWQFSGLSKLEDLDLSENIISMIEVEAFEGLKNLRYLRLKNNRLKILPVGVFSGLSNLRCLDISENEILVFLDYTFQDMINLQQLDAGENDLVFISQRAFVGLQALKELNVDRSNLTSIPTEALSQLQSLTKLRLRKLTISMLPNNAFHRLHQLRTLQILHWTSLETLNSNSLVGLNLTTLAFSNCNLSAIPYAPLRHLAYLQYLDLSYNPITSIQGNLLGELLRLQELHLVGGSLMRIEPGAFRGLVNFHLLNVSSNRLSTLEESVFHSVGNLQTLRLDRNPLACDCRLLWVLRRRRRLDFDGRQPTCSAPNQQKKAFRDFSEAELPVIFICKQAQILNRQLQDMSVLEGMSVRFDCKADGYPSPSITWLSVQQSLLSSVGRIRVLANGSLEVRYAQVQDSGTYVCTAANAAGNDSFSVSLQVEGLPQNHTASYFSDEGWMETSLPPSINSTARVSNPYPFDAKTLIIATTMGFLSFLSSVAICFVFMFFWSQSKGQIKHTATIDFVPRSSLGGGGEGGNTGRFTMKLI; encoded by the coding sequence ATGTTTATGGAACTGCGTGGCCAGTGGGGCGCATGGACGATCCTGCTGCTGTGGTGTATAAACTTATCAGCTGCTGATCTCACCTGCCCACAGAAATGCATTTGCAACCGTGACACACTGGAGGTCAACTGCTCCTCAAAACACCTCACAGGTGTGCCTGAGGGCCTGCCCATTAATGCCAAGCGCCTAGACCTTTCTGGGAATCAACTGAAAACACTGGCCAGGTGGCAGTTTTCTGGCTTGTCCAAGCTGGAGGACCTGGACCTGAGTGAAAACATCATCTCTATGATTGAGGTGGAAGCATTTGAGGGACTGAAGAACCTGCGATACCTCAGGCTGAAGAACAACCGCCTCAAGATCCTTCCAGTTGGGGTCTTTTCAGGCCTCTCCAACCTTCGATGTTTAGATATCAGTGAGAATGAGATCCTGGTTTTCCTGGACTACACATTCCAGGACATGATTAACTTACAGCAGCTTGACGCGGGAGAGAATGACCTGGTGTTTATCTCACAACGGGCTTTTGTTGGGCTCCAAGCACTCAAGGAGCTGAACGTGGACAGAAGCAATCTGACATCTATCCCCACCGAGGCTCTGTCACAGCTTCAGAGCTTGACCAAGCTGCGTCTGCGCAAACTGACCATTAGCATGCTGCCAAATAATGCTTTTCACCGTTTGCACCAGCTACGCACTCTACAGATTCTCCACTGGACTTCTCTTGAAACGCTAAATAGTAACAGTCTGGTTGGCCTCAACCTTACCACTTTAGCTTTTAGCAACTGCAACCTGAGTGCAATTCCTTATGCTCCATTGCGCCATTTAGCCTATTTGCAATACCTGGACCTATCCTACAACCCCATCACCTCCATACAGGGCAACCTACTGGGAGAGCTTCTCCGACTGCAAGAGTTGCACCTGGTAGGTGGGAGCCTGATGCGTATCGAGCCAGGTGCCTTCAGAGGTCTGGTCAACTTCCATCTGCTTAACGTGTCCTCTAATCGTCTGTCTACCCTGGAAGAAAGTGTCTTCCACTCTGTAGGGAACTTGCAGACACTGCGGCTGGACAGAAATCCTTTAGCTTGCGACTGCAGGCTACTCTGGGTGCTGCGACGCCGCCGGCGGTTGGACTTTGATGGCCGTCAACCCACCTGTTCTGCCCCTAATCAGCAGAAGAAAGCATTTCGGGACTTTTCGGAGGCTGAACTCCCGGTTATATTTATATGCAAACAGGCACAGATTCTGAACCGACAGCTGCAAGATATGAGTGTGTTGGAAGGCATGAGTGTGCGGTTTGACTGCAAAGCAGATGGCTATCCATCGCCTTCTATTACCTGGCTGTCAGTCCAGCAGTCTCTACTTAGCTCTGTGGGGAGAATACGAGTGCTTGCTAATGGGAGCTTAGAGGTGCGTTATGCACAAGTACAAGACAGTGGAACTTATGTGTGTACTGCAGCTAATGCAGCTGGTAATGACAGCTTCTCTGTAAGTCTTCAAGTAGAGGGTCTCCCACAAAACCACACAGCATCGTATTTCTCAGACGAGGGATGGATGGAAACATCATTGCCTCCCTCTATCAACTCTACAGCACGGGTGTCAAACCCTTACCCATTTGATGCTAAAACCCTCATCATTGCAACCACCATGGGCTTTCTCTCTTTCCTCAGCTCTGTGGCAatctgttttgtgtttatgtttttctgGAGTCAGAGCAAAGGTCAGATAAAACACACTGCCACTATAGACTTTGTGCCACGATCGTCCCTGGGTGGAGGTGGAGAAGGTGGGAACACAGGAAGATTTACAATGAAGCTTATTTGA